The following proteins are co-located in the Phocoena phocoena chromosome 1, mPhoPho1.1, whole genome shotgun sequence genome:
- the ISG20L2 gene encoding interferon-stimulated 20 kDa exonuclease-like 2, protein MSTLLLNLDFGEPPPRRALEGNAKHQKFVKKRRLLERKGFLNKKQQPPSKVPKLHSEPSKKGDTPKVDGTWKAPPLPKKKTATSSSGSEQSLDKKSAVPWLTPAPSQKAGSVVAKVDLLGEFQSALPKIKSLPIRPQKKGSQKNPPQKTAPQISTQAHSENKYPGASWKMPTKMVAIDCEMVGTGPKGHVSSLARCSIVSYSGDVLYDEYILPPCHIVDYRTRWSGIRKQHMVNATPFKIARSQILKILTGKIVVGHAIHNDFKALQYFHPKSLTRDTSHIPLLNRKADCPENATMSLKHLTKKLLSRDIQVGKSGHSSVEDAQATMELYKLVEVEWEQHLAQNPPKD, encoded by the exons ATGTCTACCTTACTCCTCAATCTGGATTTTGGCGAACCTCCCCCCAGAAGGGCATTAGAAGGCAATGCCAAGCACCAAAAATTTGTCAAGAAGCGGCGGCTCTTGGAACGGAAAGGCTTTCTGAATAAGAAGCAGCAGCCCCCTAGCAAGGTCCCTAAGTTGCACTCAGAACCTTCAAAGAAAGGGGACACTCCCAAGGTGGATGGCACTTGGAAGGCCCCTCCCCTTCCAAAAAAGAAGACTGCTACTTCCAGCAGTGGGTCAGAGCAGTCCCTGGACAAGAAATCTGCAGTGCCTTGGCTGACCCCTGCTCCTTCACAGAAAGCTGGTTCTGTTGTGGCTAAAGTAGATTTGCTGGGGGAGTTCCAGAGTGCCCTACCAAAGATCAAGAGCCTCCCAATTCGCCCCCAGAAGAAGGGCTCCCAGAAGAACCCTCCTCAGAAGACTGCCCCACAGATCTCCACCCAAGCTCACTCAGAGAATAAATACCCTGGAGCATCCTGGAAGATGCCAACGAAGATGGTGGCAATTGACTGTGAGATGGTGGGCACAGGACCCAAGGGGCATGTCAGTTCCTTGGCTCGATGTAGCATTGTCAGCTACAGCGGAGATGTGCTTTATGATGAGTACATCCTTCCCCCCTGCCACATTGTGGACTACCGGACCAGATGGAGCGGTATCCGGAAGCAGCACATGGTGAATGCTACACCCTTCAAGATTGCTCGGAGCCAG ATCTTGAAGATTCTCACAGGGAAGATAGTGGTGGGGCATGCCATCCACAATGACTTCAAAGCCCTTCAGTATTTTCACCCTAAGTCCCTAACCCGAGATACCTCCCATATCCCCCTCCTCAACCGTAAGGCCGACTGCCCAGAGAATGCAACCATGTCTCTGAAGCATCTCACCAAGAAGCTGCTGAGCCGGGACATCCAG gTTGGGAAAAGCGGACATTCCTCAGTGGAAGATGCTCAGGCCACCATGGAGCTGTACAAGTTGGTTGAAGTTGAGTGGGAACAGCACCTGGCCCAGAATCCCCCAAAAGACTAG
- the METTL25B gene encoding methyltransferase-like protein 25B yields the protein MPGVSARGLSHEARRQLAVNLTRVVTLYRSILDAYIIEFFTDNLWGTLPCSWQEALDGLNPPQLATLLLGMPGEGEVARYRSVWPLTLLALKSTAYALAFTRTPGFQTPSEFLENPSQSSRLTAPFRKHVRPKKQHEIRRLGELVKKLSDLTGCTQVVDVGSGQGHLSRFMSLGLGLMVKSIEGDQRLVERAQRLDQELLQALQKEEKRNPQVVHTGPRHCPHHVVRWVDPTALCEELLLPLENSPQSEARLLLTGLHACGDLSVALLRHFCRPEVAALASVGCCYMKLSDPGGYPLSQWVAGLPGRELPYRLREGACHALEEYAERLQKAGPGLRTHCYRAALETVIRRARPELRRPGVQGIPRVHELKIEEYVQRGLQRVGLDPHLPLNLAALQAHQAQENRVVAFFSLALLLAPLVETLILLDRLLYLQEQGFHAELLPIFSPELSPRNLVLVATKRPLGETFSVLETEDS from the exons ATGCCGGGGGTCTCCGCCCGGGGCCTCTCTCACGAAGCGAGGAGGCAGCTAGCTGTGAACCTCACCCGGGTCGTGACGCTCTACCGTTCCATCCTGGACGCCTACATCATT GAATTTTTCACAGACAACCTATGGGGCACACTCCCTTGCTCATGGCAGGAAGCCCTGGATGGACTGAACCCGCCACAGCTGGCCACACTGCTGCTGGGGAtgcctggggaaggggaagtggcCAG GTACAGGTCGGTGTGGCCACTCACCCTGCTGGCCCTGAAGTCCACAGCCTATGCCCTGGCTTTTACCCGGACGCCTGGGTTTCAGACCCCCTCAGAGTTCCTGGAGAACCCCAGCCAGAGTTCCCGACTGACAGCTCCATTCCGGAAACATGTCAGGCCCAAGAAGCAGCATGAGATTCGGAGGCTGGGAGAG TTGGTGAAGAAGCTGAGTGACCTCACAGGCTGCACCCAAGTTGTGGATGTAGGCTCAGGCCAG GGCCATCTCTCCCGCTTCAtgtccctggggctggggctgatGGTGAAGAGCATTGAAGGGGATCAGAGACTGGTGGAGAGAGCCCAGCGCCTAGACCAGGAGCTCCTGCAGGCTCTGcagaaagaggagaagaggaaCCCACAG GTGGTCCACACTGGCCCTCGCCACTGCCCCCACCATGTGGTTAGGTGGGTAGACCCCACGGCCCTGTGTGAGGAGCTTCTGCTTCCACTGGAGAACTCACCTCAGAGTGAGGCCCGCTTGCTGCTGACAGGCCTCCACGCCTGTGGGGATCTGAGTGTTGCCTTGCTGAGGCACTTCTGCCGCCCTGAGGTGGCGGCCCTGGCCTCAGTGGGCTGCTGTTACATGAAGCTGAGTGACCCCGGTGGCTACCCACTGAGTCAGTGGGTGGCTGGGCTGCCCGGCCGTGAACTGCCCTACAGGCTACGGGAGGGGGCCTGCCACGCCCTGGAGGAATACGCTGAGCGGCTGCAGAAAGCAGGCCCTGGCCTCCGAACCCACTGCTACCGGGCAGCACTGGAGACGGTCATCCGGCGTGCCCGGCCCGAGCTCCGTCGGCCAGGCGTGCAGGGGATCCCCAGGGTCCACGAGCTCAAGATTGAAGA ATACGTGCAGCGGGGGCTCCAGCGGGTGGGGCTTGACCCCCACCTGCCGCTGAATCTGGCTGCCCTTCAGGCCCACCAGGCCCAGGAGAACCGTGTGGTGGCCTTCTTCAGCCTGGCCCTGCTGCTGGCCCCGCTGGTGGAGACACTGATTCTACTGGACCGGCTGCTCTACCTTCAGGAGCAGG GCTTCCATGCTGAGCTCCTGCCCATCTTCAGCCCCGAACTCTCTCCGAGAAACCTGGTTCTGGTGGCCACCAAAAGGCCTCTGGGTGAGACCTTCTCTGTTCTGGAGACTGAAGACAGCTGA